In Kocuria turfanensis, a single genomic region encodes these proteins:
- a CDS encoding DUF998 domain-containing protein, with amino-acid sequence MRTPPSRRQVTAARTAGAARWNVVRKALLAAGPLSSALYVIATDVVGAARWDHYHRAQRMVSDLFAVGSPARPVLNDLMKAYTALTVAFGAGVWASAGTQRALRVSGGMLAGYGVSNIVAGFFPLELDDDASVPMHVVVTNAQLVLMLGAMGSAAAGLHGRLRGYCIASLITSVAMGAGAFAAAPRGPSLVLGVGERISIGAFLLWTAVLAVALWRSPGAGNRSGGTPYVTG; translated from the coding sequence GTGCGCACGCCACCGAGCCGCCGGCAGGTCACCGCTGCCCGCACCGCCGGCGCCGCCCGCTGGAACGTGGTGCGCAAGGCGCTGCTGGCCGCCGGCCCTCTGTCCTCGGCCCTGTACGTGATCGCCACCGATGTGGTCGGCGCCGCTCGGTGGGACCACTACCACCGCGCGCAGCGGATGGTCAGTGACCTCTTCGCCGTCGGCTCCCCGGCGCGTCCCGTGCTCAACGACCTGATGAAGGCCTACACGGCGCTGACGGTCGCCTTCGGGGCGGGCGTGTGGGCCTCGGCGGGCACCCAGCGGGCTCTGCGCGTCTCCGGGGGGATGCTGGCCGGCTACGGCGTGTCCAACATCGTGGCCGGCTTCTTCCCGTTGGAGCTCGACGACGACGCCTCGGTGCCGATGCACGTGGTCGTCACGAACGCGCAGCTGGTCCTGATGCTCGGGGCCATGGGCTCCGCTGCGGCGGGGCTCCACGGCCGGCTGCGAGGATACTGCATCGCGTCGCTGATCACGTCGGTGGCCATGGGGGCGGGGGCGTTCGCCGCTGCCCCGCGCGGGCCGTCCCTGGTGCTGGGGGTCGGGGAGCGGATCAGCATCGGCGCGTTCCTGCTGTGGACGGCCGTACTCGCCGTCGCCCTGTGGCGCTCGCCCGGTGCTGGGAACAGGTCCGGGGGCACGCCCTACGTCACCGGGTGA
- a CDS encoding fructosamine kinase family protein, with translation MTSPDLPPALIDGLGVRRARPLGGGDTAAAFRLETTRGPLFAKTMADPPAGMMAVEVAGLQALREHAPESLGVPEVVRWTEDGIVLEWIEESAGPRRPGTEEAFGRGLADLHRVQGPAFGALAPELPGRIGSFEVDLSPTQDWAEFLLERRIRPLMQDAVASGRIDPRAADLLEELAPRARELAGPDGPPTLVHGDLWAGNRLVDAEGRNWLIDPSAYWGHREVDIAMMLLFGGFGEECLAAYHAQHPLAPGWEDRVPWYQLPPLLVHAVRFGGGYGDATTRALLRLRG, from the coding sequence ATGACCTCCCCGGACCTGCCCCCTGCCCTCATCGACGGCCTCGGCGTCCGCCGCGCCCGCCCGCTCGGCGGCGGTGACACCGCCGCCGCGTTCCGCCTCGAGACGACCCGCGGCCCCCTGTTCGCCAAGACGATGGCGGACCCGCCCGCCGGGATGATGGCCGTGGAGGTCGCCGGGCTGCAGGCCCTGCGCGAGCACGCACCGGAGTCCCTCGGGGTGCCGGAGGTGGTGCGCTGGACGGAGGACGGCATCGTCCTCGAGTGGATCGAGGAGTCCGCCGGCCCCCGCCGGCCCGGGACCGAGGAGGCCTTCGGGCGGGGGCTGGCGGACCTGCACCGCGTCCAGGGACCGGCCTTCGGCGCGCTGGCCCCGGAGCTGCCCGGTCGGATCGGCTCCTTCGAGGTGGACCTGTCCCCGACGCAGGACTGGGCGGAGTTCCTGCTCGAGCGGCGGATCCGGCCGCTGATGCAGGACGCGGTCGCGTCCGGCCGGATCGACCCGCGTGCCGCGGACCTCCTGGAGGAGCTCGCGCCGCGGGCCCGCGAGCTCGCCGGGCCCGACGGGCCGCCGACGCTCGTGCACGGCGACCTCTGGGCCGGCAACCGGCTCGTGGACGCCGAGGGACGGAACTGGCTGATCGACCCGTCGGCGTACTGGGGGCACCGGGAGGTCGACATCGCGATGATGCTGCTCTTCGGCGGCTTCGGCGAGGAGTGCCTGGCCGCCTACCACGCGCAGCACCCGCTCGCCCCGGGCTGGGAGGACCGGGTGCCGTGGTACCAGCTGCCCCCGCTGCTGGTGCACGCCGTGCGGTTCGGCGGTGGGTACGGGGACGCGACGACGAGGGCGCTGCTGCGGCTGCGGGGCTGA
- a CDS encoding VOC family protein has product MPINASDYAHVRLTVTDIDRSRAFYDAVFGFETAFEAPPSDADQQTREQLSFLFGGVIYKFGGGLLGLRPVAPGADRYDEDRVGLDHLCFTVASRTELEDAVVVLEGLGVAHHGIKDIGVGHILEFRDPDNIALELFVPA; this is encoded by the coding sequence GTGCCCATCAACGCCTCCGACTACGCCCACGTCCGCCTCACGGTCACCGACATCGATCGTTCCCGCGCCTTCTATGACGCCGTGTTCGGCTTCGAGACGGCCTTCGAGGCACCTCCCTCCGATGCCGACCAGCAGACCAGGGAGCAGCTGTCCTTCCTGTTCGGCGGCGTCATCTACAAGTTCGGCGGGGGCCTGCTGGGGCTGCGCCCGGTGGCTCCCGGGGCGGACCGCTACGACGAGGACCGGGTGGGTCTGGACCACCTGTGCTTCACTGTGGCGTCCAGGACCGAGCTGGAGGACGCGGTCGTCGTACTGGAGGGCCTGGGGGTCGCTCACCACGGGATCAAGGACATCGGGGTGGGCCACATCCTGGAGTTCCGCGACCCGGACAACATCGCCCTGGAGCTCTTCGTCCCGGCCTGA
- a CDS encoding protealysin inhibitor emfourin, whose translation MARVRYHVEGGIAYFPGLVAERSFETEALPPARREELLGLFDTVCTHRLSSADPTIPEGAADQQTYVIEIQEDSGVRRLVVGEFDEDPVARELLERLRDCADQCEAGGEQ comes from the coding sequence ATGGCCAGAGTGCGGTACCACGTGGAAGGCGGCATCGCATACTTCCCCGGTCTGGTCGCGGAGCGGTCCTTCGAGACGGAAGCCCTGCCCCCGGCCCGGCGCGAGGAGCTGCTCGGTCTCTTCGACACCGTCTGCACGCACCGGCTGTCGTCGGCCGACCCGACGATCCCGGAGGGCGCGGCCGACCAGCAGACCTACGTCATCGAGATCCAGGAGGACTCCGGGGTGCGACGCCTCGTGGTGGGCGAGTTCGACGAGGATCCGGTGGCCCGGGAGCTCCTGGAGCGGCTGCGCGACTGCGCCGACCAGTGCGAGGCCGGCGGCGAGCAGTGA
- a CDS encoding PKD domain-containing protein encodes MNVVVRQGEGPSTPWGEPMCVAAAEAEGDEEIVELPTFTLQDFRTLAVAPAASAVQPAPDTLKGMHTNVYAEAQGQQFATELGGFPVQVRAVPVQYAWDYGDGSTLGPTELSGAPLEEGAWDVQTDTSHVSTETGDYTVTLTTWFYGEYSVAGGPWLPVAGLNDVASAPVPISVWRSTVRNYADDCLQNPQGAGC; translated from the coding sequence ATGAACGTCGTCGTGCGCCAGGGGGAGGGGCCGAGCACGCCGTGGGGAGAGCCCATGTGCGTGGCGGCCGCCGAGGCGGAGGGCGACGAGGAGATCGTGGAGCTGCCGACCTTCACCCTGCAGGACTTCAGGACGCTCGCCGTCGCACCTGCGGCCAGCGCGGTCCAGCCGGCGCCGGACACCTTGAAGGGCATGCACACCAACGTCTACGCGGAGGCCCAGGGCCAGCAGTTCGCGACCGAACTAGGTGGTTTTCCCGTGCAGGTGCGGGCCGTCCCGGTGCAGTACGCCTGGGACTACGGGGACGGCAGCACGCTCGGGCCCACCGAGCTCAGCGGTGCCCCTCTGGAGGAGGGAGCGTGGGACGTGCAGACCGACACGAGCCATGTCTCTACCGAGACCGGGGACTACACCGTCACGCTGACCACCTGGTTCTACGGCGAGTACTCCGTGGCGGGCGGGCCGTGGCTGCCCGTGGCCGGGTTGAACGACGTCGCGAGCGCGCCCGTCCCGATCAGCGTCTGGCGCTCCACGGTGCGCAACTACGCGGACGACTGCCTGCAGAATCCGCAGGGCGCCGGCTGCTGA
- a CDS encoding AraC family transcriptional regulator, protein MSEPPTTRGHLTPGPHATVTRLPAPDDVVHLVRQLWIPEWNLPAGERVEQLVLGYPASNVVVEPEGVALHGPTTRASTRVLTGQGWAVGALLRPAGVLLFTERPAGLLDGSVPLEAPGLHRAVAESMAGAVPGRDAAARRERAAALLVDHVRARAAGLPSATARDGVLANRLVELVESGTGARSPGALARELHVSVRSLQRLAARFVGMPPQLLLRRRRLQEAAERMRADPDTDLGMLAAELGFADQAHLTREFRSVLGATPRGYGRSRAG, encoded by the coding sequence ATGAGCGAGCCGCCCACCACGCGGGGCCACCTCACCCCGGGACCGCACGCCACGGTGACGCGCCTTCCCGCGCCCGACGACGTCGTCCACCTCGTCCGGCAGCTGTGGATCCCCGAGTGGAACCTGCCGGCGGGGGAACGCGTCGAGCAGCTGGTGCTGGGCTATCCGGCGAGCAACGTGGTGGTCGAACCCGAGGGTGTGGCGCTGCACGGGCCCACGACCCGCGCGTCCACCCGGGTGCTGACCGGGCAGGGCTGGGCGGTCGGCGCGCTGCTGCGCCCGGCGGGGGTCCTGCTGTTCACGGAGCGCCCGGCCGGTCTGCTCGACGGGTCGGTGCCGCTCGAGGCGCCGGGACTGCACCGCGCCGTGGCGGAGTCGATGGCCGGAGCCGTCCCCGGCCGGGACGCCGCCGCCCGGCGGGAGCGCGCCGCGGCGCTGCTCGTGGACCACGTCCGCGCCCGGGCGGCGGGACTGCCCTCGGCGACCGCGCGGGACGGCGTCCTGGCCAACCGGCTGGTGGAGCTGGTCGAGTCGGGCACCGGGGCGCGGAGCCCGGGCGCTCTGGCGCGGGAGCTGCACGTGTCCGTGCGCTCGCTGCAACGGCTCGCGGCCCGGTTCGTGGGGATGCCGCCGCAGCTGCTGCTGCGCCGTCGTCGGCTCCAGGAGGCCGCCGAACGGATGCGCGCGGACCCGGACACGGACCTGGGGATGCTCGCCGCGGAGCTCGGTTTCGCGGACCAGGCCCATCTCACCCGGGAGTTCCGCTCGGTCCTGGGCGCCACCCCGCGCGGCTACGGCCGCTCGCGCGCGGGGTAG
- a CDS encoding M4 family metallopeptidase: MQHAHGAICGVIPPFVHEHMAEHGDERTRRIALAALSVDTTVRAERLITDLTAGGVVARAAAHTRRTVHTARNTGELPGTPVRSEGEPPTGDLAVDEAYDGLGATVDLLREVFGRHSLDDAGMPLLATVHYRERYNNAAWDGRQMIFGDGDGQYFNRFTAAVDVIGHELGHGVTTHESDLLYMHQAGALNEHFSDVIGAMIKQYVAVPRQTAAEADWVIGAGLFTSAVNGVGLRSMKAPGTAFDDAVLGKDPQPDHMSRFVETLSDNGGVHINSGIPNRAFYLVATGLGGYTWEKAGRIWYAAMRDLELRRLRRVARFQDFARLTIKHAAALHGPAERAVVEDAWQQVGIAVEIAPAAEPVADVWVLHYSWGCTGSYARATLAFHEDGSFSGDLAGRWHQQDGTLLLSFDDGPAQYAGTLAGDAATGAMSTFTGADGCWHLTRQGAASTLGK, encoded by the coding sequence ATGCAGCACGCACACGGGGCCATCTGCGGGGTCATTCCGCCGTTCGTGCACGAGCACATGGCCGAGCACGGCGACGAGCGGACCCGCAGGATCGCCCTGGCCGCCCTGTCCGTGGACACGACCGTCCGGGCCGAGCGGCTGATCACCGACCTGACCGCGGGCGGCGTCGTGGCGCGGGCGGCGGCCCACACGAGGCGCACGGTCCACACGGCCCGCAACACCGGCGAACTGCCGGGCACCCCGGTGCGCTCGGAGGGGGAGCCGCCCACCGGCGACCTCGCCGTCGACGAGGCGTACGACGGGCTGGGTGCCACGGTCGACCTGCTGCGGGAGGTCTTCGGGCGGCACTCGCTCGACGACGCCGGCATGCCGCTGCTCGCCACGGTCCACTACCGGGAGAGGTACAACAACGCGGCCTGGGACGGGCGGCAGATGATCTTCGGCGACGGGGACGGCCAGTACTTCAACCGCTTCACGGCCGCGGTGGACGTCATCGGCCACGAGCTGGGCCACGGTGTCACCACGCACGAGTCCGACCTCCTGTACATGCACCAGGCCGGGGCGCTCAACGAGCACTTCTCCGACGTCATCGGGGCCATGATCAAGCAGTACGTCGCAGTGCCCCGGCAGACCGCCGCGGAGGCGGACTGGGTGATCGGGGCCGGGCTGTTCACGAGCGCCGTCAACGGCGTCGGCCTGCGCTCGATGAAGGCCCCCGGAACGGCGTTCGACGACGCCGTGCTCGGCAAGGACCCCCAGCCGGACCACATGTCCCGCTTCGTGGAGACGCTCAGCGACAACGGCGGCGTGCACATCAACTCCGGCATCCCCAACCGGGCCTTCTACCTGGTGGCGACCGGGCTGGGCGGATACACCTGGGAGAAGGCCGGTCGCATCTGGTACGCCGCGATGCGGGACCTCGAGCTGCGGCGCCTGCGCCGGGTCGCCCGCTTCCAGGACTTCGCGCGGCTCACGATCAAGCACGCCGCCGCGCTGCACGGACCCGCCGAGCGGGCGGTGGTGGAGGACGCCTGGCAGCAGGTCGGCATCGCGGTGGAGATCGCACCCGCCGCGGAACCGGTCGCGGACGTGTGGGTGCTGCACTACAGCTGGGGCTGCACGGGTTCCTACGCACGAGCGACGTTGGCGTTCCACGAGGACGGCTCCTTCAGCGGTGATCTCGCGGGCAGGTGGCATCAGCAGGACGGCACGCTGCTGCTCAGCTTCGACGACGGTCCGGCCCAGTACGCGGGCACCCTGGCCGGTGACGCCGCCACCGGTGCCATGTCCACCTTCACGGGGGCGGACGGGTGCTGGCACCTGACCCGGCAGGGCGCCGCGAGTACACTCGGGAAGTGA
- a CDS encoding VOC family protein: MSTEQSVRGVTGAHTTDGTPHGFTSLTPFLAVVDAAAAIDFCTRVFGAVLVDRTDMPGPDGTPVVVHATLDLGNGRLQLGEVNPGFHLVPPPGGDDACYSLGLYVPDVDDVVARAVAAGATVREPVSAFVSGDRYGSIRDPFGIRWSIMTRVEDLSDEESSARVAEWAASFGQE; this comes from the coding sequence ATGAGCACAGAACAGAGCGTCCGCGGCGTCACCGGGGCGCACACGACCGACGGCACTCCGCACGGTTTCACGTCCCTCACCCCGTTCCTCGCCGTGGTGGACGCCGCCGCGGCGATCGACTTCTGCACCCGCGTCTTCGGGGCCGTCCTCGTCGACCGCACCGACATGCCCGGCCCGGACGGGACGCCCGTGGTGGTGCACGCGACGCTGGACCTCGGCAACGGTCGCCTCCAGCTCGGCGAGGTGAATCCCGGCTTCCACCTCGTCCCGCCGCCGGGCGGCGACGACGCGTGCTACTCGTTGGGCCTCTACGTCCCGGACGTCGACGACGTGGTGGCGCGCGCCGTCGCGGCCGGCGCCACGGTGCGCGAACCCGTCAGCGCGTTCGTCTCGGGGGACCGGTACGGCAGCATCCGCGACCCGTTCGGCATCCGCTGGTCGATCATGACGCGGGTCGAGGACCTCTCGGACGAGGAGAGCAGCGCCCGCGTGGCCGAGTGGGCGGCGTCCTTCGGCCAGGAGTGA
- a CDS encoding alkene reductase encodes MKGSPVPKSSLTTPLDLGSLRLPNRLVMAPLTRMRSGRDGVPGELNVEHYTQRASMGLIVTEGTYPDVVGQGFAFQPGIQTPEQVEGWRRVADSVHAADGRIFMQVMHAGRVSHPDLNGGAQPVAPSAVAIDGEIHTYRGKSALPVPHALTTEELPGVVDSFVRAARNAVEAGLDGVELHGANGYLLHEFLAPGANQRTDEYGGTPENRARFVLEVVRAVVDEIGAERVGLRISPEHNIQDAWELEHEDVVATYTALVTGLADLGLAYLSVLHREPEGELVQGLRRAFGGVFLANSGFGTPTSREEGVRLLEEDVADGVVVGRPAIANPDLARRWAEGLAENVPNPRTFYSQGAEGYTDYPFAEA; translated from the coding sequence ATGAAAGGTTCCCCTGTGCCGAAGTCCTCCCTGACCACCCCGCTCGATCTCGGTTCCCTGCGGCTGCCGAACCGTCTCGTCATGGCGCCGCTGACCCGGATGCGCTCCGGCCGCGACGGCGTCCCCGGCGAGCTCAACGTGGAGCACTACACCCAGCGCGCCTCGATGGGCCTCATCGTCACCGAGGGCACCTACCCCGACGTGGTCGGGCAGGGCTTCGCCTTCCAGCCCGGCATCCAGACCCCCGAGCAGGTCGAGGGCTGGCGGCGCGTGGCCGACAGCGTGCACGCCGCCGACGGGCGGATCTTCATGCAGGTCATGCACGCCGGCCGGGTCTCCCACCCGGACCTCAACGGCGGCGCCCAGCCGGTCGCGCCCAGCGCGGTCGCCATCGATGGCGAGATCCACACCTACCGCGGCAAGTCCGCGCTGCCCGTGCCGCACGCCCTGACCACCGAGGAGCTGCCCGGCGTGGTCGACTCCTTCGTGCGGGCGGCCCGCAACGCGGTCGAGGCGGGGCTGGACGGCGTGGAGCTCCACGGCGCCAACGGCTACCTGCTGCACGAGTTCCTCGCCCCGGGCGCCAACCAGCGCACCGACGAGTACGGTGGCACCCCCGAGAACCGTGCGCGCTTCGTGCTCGAGGTGGTCCGTGCCGTGGTCGACGAGATCGGCGCGGAGCGGGTCGGCCTGCGGATCTCCCCGGAGCACAACATCCAGGACGCCTGGGAGCTCGAGCACGAGGACGTCGTGGCCACCTACACCGCTCTGGTGACCGGCCTGGCCGACCTGGGCCTGGCCTACCTCTCGGTCCTGCACCGTGAGCCCGAGGGCGAGCTGGTGCAGGGGCTGCGCCGCGCCTTCGGCGGGGTGTTCCTCGCCAACAGCGGCTTCGGGACCCCCACCAGCCGTGAGGAGGGTGTCCGGCTGCTCGAGGAGGACGTGGCGGACGGCGTCGTCGTCGGCCGTCCCGCGATCGCCAACCCCGATCTGGCCCGCCGGTGGGCCGAGGGCCTCGCCGAGAACGTGCCGAACCCGCGGACCTTCTATTCCCAGGGCGCCGAGGGCTACACCGACTACCCGTTCGCGGAGGCCTGA